Proteins encoded by one window of Pseudobdellovibrionaceae bacterium:
- a CDS encoding SH3 domain-containing protein, whose translation MSSAGQNKQSPMRILGIWLACAFSASPALALTGTVISDIGLNIREAPSGKVLGALPMGSTFEVLSRQGKWLHVRLSDGRQVYVWNPNNANVSGAEKISDGAGVAPIGRVEREALPAVTEERAAEKPAADPALTGSGVVPEARPATGGDEKPVADVPVPIARPKDLGTITATGNYRLRAAPGTDKSVIATLRGGRSKMTILKREGEWVQVRTDDGKTGWVHKGATEGTACVDGTCRDQARNPRDDAADILSATQDQARGVGKGNACVRNEILKAAKVVVRNNYGNRPASRGQCALGVRQALDKAGVNNGAGLGHAVDYHAKGVMKRKGFVNRINQYNAQNAPPGAILVFKGPLTANYLRNGRMSRPYGNYVGHVTIKGDDGRYYTDGRTVAPAVANRQLVGVYVPEDISKMSPKIRRKCQ comes from the coding sequence ATGAGTTCAGCAGGACAGAACAAACAAAGCCCGATGCGGATCCTGGGGATCTGGTTGGCATGTGCGTTCAGCGCCTCGCCGGCACTGGCGCTCACCGGGACGGTGATATCAGATATCGGCCTCAATATTCGTGAGGCTCCCAGCGGAAAAGTTTTGGGCGCGCTGCCCATGGGCTCGACCTTCGAAGTCCTTTCGCGCCAAGGCAAGTGGCTGCACGTCCGCCTGAGCGACGGTCGCCAAGTTTATGTGTGGAATCCCAATAATGCGAATGTGTCGGGTGCCGAAAAAATTTCGGACGGTGCGGGCGTCGCGCCGATCGGTCGTGTTGAGCGTGAAGCGCTCCCCGCCGTGACGGAAGAGCGTGCCGCCGAAAAACCCGCCGCCGACCCCGCGTTGACCGGCTCGGGAGTCGTACCTGAAGCGCGTCCGGCGACGGGCGGCGACGAAAAACCCGTCGCGGATGTACCGGTGCCGATCGCGCGTCCCAAAGATTTGGGCACCATCACGGCGACCGGCAATTATCGTCTGCGGGCGGCTCCGGGAACGGACAAGTCGGTGATCGCAACTTTGCGCGGTGGCCGTTCGAAGATGACGATCTTGAAACGTGAAGGTGAATGGGTTCAGGTCCGCACGGACGACGGCAAAACCGGTTGGGTCCACAAGGGCGCCACCGAAGGGACGGCGTGCGTGGACGGAACTTGCCGTGATCAAGCACGTAACCCGCGCGACGATGCGGCGGATATCTTGTCGGCGACGCAGGATCAAGCGCGCGGTGTCGGTAAAGGCAACGCCTGCGTGCGGAACGAAATCTTGAAGGCCGCGAAAGTGGTCGTGCGCAATAACTACGGTAACCGTCCCGCATCGCGCGGTCAGTGCGCTCTCGGCGTGCGGCAGGCACTGGACAAAGCGGGCGTCAATAACGGCGCGGGTCTGGGCCACGCGGTTGACTATCATGCCAAAGGCGTGATGAAACGGAAGGGCTTCGTGAACCGTATCAATCAGTACAATGCGCAAAACGCACCCCCGGGAGCGATCTTGGTTTTCAAAGGCCCGCTGACCGCAAACTATCTGCGTAACGGACGTATGAGCCGTCCCTACGGAAATTACGTCGGTCACGTCACCATCAAGGGTGATGACGGACGTTACTACACGGATGGTCGTACGGTGGCCCCCGCGGTGGCGAATCGCCAGCTGGTCGGAGTCTACGTTCCCGAGGATATTTCGAAGATGTCGCCCAAGATCCGCAGGAAGTGCCAATGA
- a CDS encoding sterol desaturase family protein has translation MDQLSVQHYEKLESYIPVSLLSPKVAALAFVVILGFVVFRYFAMILPFHAVFYRWRPAATRARQIYPQLPGKKEQLFELKWSLMSSFIFAATGVLLGVMWELGWTKLYLRFDEYGLWYLPVSWLLLLLIHDTYFYWTHVWLHRPGVYERYHQIHHKSLRPSPWASFSFHPVESLINAIWIPLVVLFLPLHPVVLIFHLTFMTISAITNHLGFEVLPSTALKYGYGKWIISGTHHAQHHRYFRANYGLFLSVWDRLMKTEHAKFEEEFARVFQPKKN, from the coding sequence ATGGACCAGTTGAGCGTTCAGCATTACGAAAAGCTGGAATCCTATATTCCGGTCAGTCTGCTTTCCCCCAAAGTCGCGGCGCTCGCCTTCGTCGTGATCTTGGGTTTCGTGGTGTTTCGTTACTTCGCTATGATTTTACCGTTTCACGCGGTTTTCTACCGCTGGCGTCCGGCCGCGACGCGCGCGCGGCAGATCTATCCGCAACTTCCCGGAAAGAAAGAACAACTTTTTGAACTGAAGTGGTCTTTGATGAGCTCTTTCATCTTTGCCGCGACCGGAGTTTTGCTGGGCGTGATGTGGGAGCTCGGCTGGACGAAGCTCTATTTGAGGTTCGACGAATACGGCTTGTGGTATTTGCCGGTCAGTTGGCTTTTGCTTCTACTGATTCACGACACGTATTTTTACTGGACGCACGTCTGGCTGCATCGACCCGGCGTTTACGAGCGCTATCATCAGATTCATCACAAGTCTTTGCGTCCCAGTCCGTGGGCGTCGTTCTCGTTTCATCCGGTCGAGTCGTTGATCAATGCGATCTGGATTCCGCTCGTCGTCTTGTTTTTGCCGCTTCATCCGGTCGTATTGATCTTTCACCTGACGTTCATGACGATCTCGGCGATCACCAATCATTTGGGCTTCGAGGTCCTGCCGTCGACGGCGTTAAAATACGGTTACGGAAAATGGATCATCAGCGGGACCCACCACGCGCAACATCACCGCTACTTTCGGGCGAATTACGGACTGTTCTTGTCGGTCTGGGATCGGCTGATGAAAACCGAGCACGCGAAGTTCGAGGAAGAATTCGCGCGCGTCTTTCAACCCAAGAAAAACTAG